A segment of the Cumulibacter manganitolerans genome:
CTCGCGGCCTGCTCGGGAGCCGACCCCAAGCCGCAGATCAGCATCGCCGCCGGCGAGGCCAAGACCACCGTCGAGCCGACGCTGTACTGCGTCGGAGGCCACGCCGAGCTCGCCGGCGACAAGGCGTCGACCGCGGCCCTGGAGGTCAAGCCGGACACGAAGGTCACCGTCGAGGTCCCCAAGGAGGTCGCGGACGCCGGCTGGACGATCCAGATCTGGTCGGTCAGCGACTCCGGGGAGGGACCGGTGCCGTATCAGCAGATCGGCAACGTGCCGGTCGGCACGAAACGCAGCTTCGACGGCTTCACCACCTCGGACGCCGTCCCGAGCCGGTACTTCGTCATCGTGGCGCTGCCGGAGGACGCCAAGTGCGACGCGAAGGGCTCGGCGGGCATCTGGACGGTGCTGGTGTCGCGGGTCTCCTGACCCTCGCGGGCGAGGCGGCTCAGGCGTCGAGGTCGTCGGCGACGGCGCGCAGCACCGTCGCGACCT
Coding sequences within it:
- a CDS encoding DUF2771 family protein, with the translated sequence MSSPIPGTRRRGARPVIVAAVLALSALLAACSGADPKPQISIAAGEAKTTVEPTLYCVGGHAELAGDKASTAALEVKPDTKVTVEVPKEVADAGWTIQIWSVSDSGEGPVPYQQIGNVPVGTKRSFDGFTTSDAVPSRYFVIVALPEDAKCDAKGSAGIWTVLVSRVS